The following proteins are encoded in a genomic region of Amyelois transitella isolate CPQ chromosome 14, ilAmyTran1.1, whole genome shotgun sequence:
- the LOC106132419 gene encoding protein phosphatase 1 regulatory subunit 14B isoform X4 — protein sequence MECGGVAAAAGGFPAHAPHPAHPAMSPTERSPAKTGLHVNFSDKGEVKERREKFLTAKYGSHQMALIRKRLAVEMWLYDELQKLYEIPKESSGGSAGAASQEVEVDIDELLDMDSDDLRRRHLVTLLSDAKKPQKDVNKFINDLLEKAKTL from the exons ATGGAGTGCGGCGGCGTGGCGGCGGCTGCAGGTGGATTTCCTGCGCACGCGCCGCACCCTGCGCACCCCGCCATGTCTCCAACAGAGCGATCGCCGGCCAAAACTGGACTCCATGTCAATTTCAGTGATAAAGGCGAG GTAAAGGAACGAAGAGAGAAGTTCCTGACGGCAAAATACGGCAGTCACCAAATGGCTCTAATACGGAAGCGGCTAGCCGTCGAGATGTGGCTATATGATGAGCTGCAAAAACTCTACGAGATTcct AAGGAAAGCTCAGGAGGCAGCGCGGGCGCAGCCTCGCAGGAGGTGGAGGTGGACATCGACGAGCTGCTGGACATGGACAGCGACGACTTGCGCCGCAGACACCTCGTG aCATTGTTATCAGATgccaaaaaacctcaaaaggatgtaaat aaATTTATCAACGATCTACTAGAGAAGGCGAAAACTCTGTAA